The following DNA comes from Erythrolamprus reginae isolate rEryReg1 chromosome 8, rEryReg1.hap1, whole genome shotgun sequence.
CATTTCCCCAAACCTGAATAGATCTGAAagcggattttttttttattcctaactgataattaataataataattttaaaaagaccaGCAGATCCTAAAGTGAAGTTTTTGGTCCTGTCTCCTTTCCCATCATCCTCTGGTCTCAGGACAAAAAAGACATCGTAATTCCTCACCACTGGGGATCCGAGTTATTCTACTCttgattaaattaataaatgcaaTCAGGATCTGAAGCGATTTAATTGAGAGAATTTATGGGAACCTGACAGTTTTATGAATGTTTGATGAAGTATTACAAGccgagtttttttaaaaaatttttttgcatAATTTAACTTTAAATTCTATGCAGGAACATTCCCCCCACCCAACATCACCTATTCATGACCTAAATAAACTCTTTTAAGATGCATGTATCTATAATTTATTTCAAGCTCAGTTATCTGTCATAGGTTAGTCTGGCGGTGGCTTCCCTCCTTCCCATTCTTGTTCTTTTGCCAAAGTGACAAATACGtcaaaaataatatttgttgCTTTTCGTCTCGCAGTATAAATCCTTGTCAATGCATgcattttatttaaagttttgaAAGAAGGCAAAGTCATCGTTTCTAGGGCTGGAAGTGTCCAATAAATGCACTCAACACTGTCTAAGGCACAATATTCTCTGTCGGTTGCCATCCCTGCAAACCTGGGTGTCTTGGACTACAGGGCCCATCCTCCACAGCCCAGCAGGCCTAGCAAAGGCACGCCTCTTCCTTTCAGGCTCTCTGGGGAGGTTTTCTTTGAGCGTTGCCAGCCTTTCTGCAAACTGAGTGGGATACAGTGGACGCACTAATGGATAATGGGGGAGGGAGTCCAGGCTGAAGAGCCCCGTGTGGCCTTGCAATGTGCCGCACTCCCATTCCCATCATCCCCGATCAGCAGGGACCATGGCGGTGGAGGATGGGCAGGGTGTCACTGCattccctctcccatcctccccaaCTGATGTTGGGGGATGATGGGAGGGAGAGTCCAGCCCAACTCCCACTCTCCCCCATCAAAAGGCTGGAATCCATAGAGAGCCACGAAGGGCCCCGCCTGCGCCTGCGCGCCCGTTGCTATGCGACGGCTTCCCGGCGCGCTCTCCCCCGGGGAAGGCGGCGCCTGATGATGACGCCATCGCCGCGCGCGGGCCCTTCCGCCGGTCGCCGAAGGAAAGGGGAGTCGCGGCGCCGCCCGGGCCCGGCttccctccgccgccgccgccgccgccgccatggaCCGCAGACGCCCGGTGAGTCCTCCGACGGCCCCCCGCGCCAGCGCGAGGAGAAGGGGGTGCCCCCCCCGCTCAGGCTCCGGCTGGCGGGACTACAGGACCCATCCTCCCCCGCCGCGCCTCTCTTGGGCGGGCCCATCGCGGGGGTCTCGGACAGGCCAGGACGGTGCAGCCGggtattccccccccccggggctgaACCCGAGATTTGGGCCTCCTTCCTGGGGAGGGGAggtcttgggggagggggggcctgGGTGCGAATCCTGCCCCCCCCGGGGGTTTCTCCCTCTTTGCAGCCAGATTCGGCTTGCCCATCAGTGTCAGCgagtatttcatttattttatttattattaatctaatttgtatgctgcccaactcctcaagggctttgggcggcttacaagaaataaaagcaatagttaaaaaataattactaatttaatttatatatggcttataggccgcccaatcccatgggactcaggacggcttacaacaataaaacagtgcaataatacaataaagtcaaatataaaacagtaaaaaacaataaaaccctgaTTAACATTATCAATAAAACCCCCTAACaaagctatacagtgttccctcgattttcgcgggttcaaacttcgcgaatagcctataccacggtttttcaaaaaatagtaattaaaaaaatacttcacagtttttttcctataccacggtttttcccacccgatgacgtcatatgtcatcgccaaactaataatttttgcaaataaataacaaaaaaaataaatattgttaataaataattatgtttataaatatcaggatcactaagtgtcatattcaatggtgagtaccagtaataatggtgagtaaatggttgttaagggaatgggaaatggtaatttaggggtttaaagtgttgagggatggcttgtgatactgttcatagccaaaaatggtgtatttacttccgcatctctacttcgcggaaattcgactttcgcgggtggtctcggaacgcatccccagcggaaatcgagggaacactgtacagtcatACAAACATCCACCCCAAGCAAGTCACAGGTCTCAAACCTCCTCACTTACCTTTCCAAATTAAGACACCAgtttctacactgctcaaaaaaaataaaggaacccttaaacaatgcaatataactccaagtcaatcaaacttctgtgaaaccaaactgtccacttaggaagcaacattgattgacagtcaatttcacctgttgttgtgcacattcaactttgtacagaacaaagtattcaaggagaatatttcattgattcagatctaggatgtgttatctgagtgttccctttatttttttgagcaatatataaaacagtaaaacccTGATTAAGCTAATCAATAAAACCCCCTAACAAAactatattagatttgtctctgtatttactgttttatattgtatgctgtgagctgccccgaggcttcggagaggggtggcatacaaatctaattaacaataataataataacaacaacaataataataatgttgtcatacaaatatacacGCAAGCAAATCATAGATCTCCTTACTTACCTTTCTAAATGAAGACACCGGTTTATATTTGGGGCTAAGATCCCTAGTAAAAGCCAGGCACCtctctcaatatctctcatgGCCGGATCAAGATGATgtcgcaattcggtcaagggccccaggcctgctggaaaaggccGCAAGTCTTGACAGctttgcagaaggccagtagggtggggagggTATGGATCTCCGGAGGCAGCtggttcttttatatatttttttcataataCGGTGATGATCCTATCGGAGGGGACTCGTCCTGGGGGCCCCGATGATGCCCTTATCATGTGAGCGAGGAATCCTAAGAACCCTTTGAGTTCAGGCTGGAGTGGGAAGACTTTGGCCCAACCCTTTCTCTTGGCCTTTGCAGGGTTGTTGTTACTCCTGTTGTTGTGTGGgtgaaataggaggaggaaggaggacagTCTTGTAGACATTTGCTGCCCAGGGTTGtttattacaataataaaaacaggatctaagttaaaaagaatagaattgaattgaattcttttattggccaagtgtgattggacacacaaggaatttgtttttggtgcatatactctcagcgtacataaaagaaaaagagacatttgtcaagaattatgaggtacaacacttaatgattgtcatagcggtcaaataagcaatgaagaaacaatcaatattaataaaaaggatGTGATTATATGTAAGCTGCACTAAGATACCAGGCTGCTATCCTTCAGAACTGTTTGTGGAAGAAATCCATGAAGGGCTGAAATGGCCTCGAGGTCCTAAGCGGAAGGGGTCTTTTAGCCccccaaaggaggaggaggggaggaagtagCTCAGAAGAGAGACCCACCCTGGTTTTTGGGGAAGCAGAatgggagagaagaggaggaggcctTGCAAGATTCTACTGTGACTTTAAAGGGAAGATAGCGTTTTTAGCACTCGTAGTTCTTGAGTTTCATGCCTGGACTACCTCGCAGGGCTGACAGCGGGCATGTGCAGAACCTGCTAGAAAGGAAGAGACCACACTATCCCCCTCCACTTTCACTCCCGTCTCTTCCTTCCAGTTGCACAATTGTCTTTTTCTGCACGTAGATGACGGAATTCATCCACCTTcagttatttccccccccctcaaacTTTTGCCTGTCCTTTGGAACTCCCCGTCCtgccatagaaacaaagaagattgacggcagaaaaagaccccctggtccatctaccctgcccttctactatttcctgtattttatcttaggatggatctatgtttatcccaggcaggtttacattcagttcctgtggattgaccaaccacgtctgctggaggtgtGTTGTAAGCATCTAGGTGGTGACTTAGTCTGAGAGGCGGAACGAGTGCCTTGCTTGtgcttccatctttcttttcctGACTTTAGAGAATTCTCTAACCTCTGCCCTTCGTTGATTCCCCTCCAGCCAGTTCCTGTGGCCCTTAACTGGTGACCTCTTCAAGCAcagctgtctggggggttctggaagtccacaagtcttaaagttgccatgttttgtCCAGGCTTTTGAGTCAGTGGAGACAGTGACCTATCTGCCGCTGTTGTGACCTTCCAAATCCCAGTACAGGGATCAATCCAGGTTGGTTTCCTGGTGGATCCATTCCCCACAgagaatcttagaaacatagaagattgacggcagaaaaagacctcctggtccatccagtctgcccttgtactatttcctgcattttatcttaggatggatctatgtttatcccaggcatgtttaatattcagttcctgtggattgaccaaccacatctgctggaagtttgttccaagcatctactactctttcagtcaaataatattttctcacattgcttctgatctttcccccaactaacttcagattgtgcccccttgttcttgggttcactttcctattaaaaacacttacctcctggaccttatttaaccctttagcgtATTTAAATTTtccatcctgtcccccctttgccttctgtcctccagactctacagatggagttcatggagtctttcctgatgagcCTTGGGGGTCTTGGGGGCTCACGCCTTCAGCTCGGCTgtcctcctctccctttccctcaacctggctctcctttctcttccttcctgcaGGCAGCTTCTGTCTCCCTGGGTCCAAGGTGTGGTCACCCTCCTGGTTCGCTGGCCTCCCTCCCCACCGTCCTGGAAGCAGCCGTGGCCGCCCCCAGCCAAGCCGGCTCTCCGGTCGTGTAAAATAAACCCCGTGCCGCCCGATGCCTGTCATTCCTATCCCACGGCGGGTTCGTTCTTTCCACGGGCCCCACACGACCTGCCTGCACTCGGCCTGCGGGCCCGTCCGGACAGCCCCCCTGGTGCGCACCAAGTACAACAACTTCGACATCTACCTGAAGTCCCGCTGGATGTACGGGGTGATCCGTTTCCTGCTGTACTTCAGCTGCAGCCTCTTCACCTCCGTCCTCTGGGTGGCGCTGGCGGCCTTGTTCTGCATCCAGTACCTGGGCATCCGCTTCTTCCTCCGCTTCCAGTACAAACTCTCTATCACCCTGCTGCTGATGGGGAGGCGGCGGCTGGACTTTAGCCTGGTCAACGAGTTGCTCATCTACGCCATTCACGTCACCATGCTGCTGGTGGGGGGGCTGGGCTGGTGCTTCATGGTTTTTGTCGATATGTAAATAAAGGTCGGGGAGGACCAGAGTGACCcttggcctgggggggggggtcagatccGTCTCTATGATCTCTCCTCCACCCTCCTCCGGtcccgctctctttctctctctctctctctctctgtgtctctgtttctTTGCTTATGATAAAGGCGAGTCAGACAGAAAACAGGTTGGCTCTGCTCTACCCTGTAAAAGTCAGTGAAGGCCAATGCGTCTCAGGAAGGCTGGCACCAGATGTTGCAGTTGAACCTCTGGCTGGTCCTTTGCCTGCCCATTGTGGGTCCTGCATCGTTTCCTTTTCCCTCTGCCTTTCAGTCGACGGAGGTCATCTCTTGCATTCTCTCCTTGGGTTGATGGTCTCCGTTcatttagaacagaatagaattgtattggccaagtgtgactggacacacaaggaatttgtcttggtgcagatgctctcggcgtccataaaagaaaatgagacatttgtcaagaatctggaggcacaacacttaatgattgccataggggtcaaataagcaatgaagaaacaatattaataaaaatcttaggatacaagcaacaagttacagtcctaagtgggaggaaaaggatgataggaaggatgagaaaaactagtagaacagaagtgcagatttagtaaaaagtctgacagtgttgagggaattctttgtttagcagagtgatggcatttgggggaaaactgctcttgtgtctagttctcttggtgtagagtgctctgtagcgacgttttgagggtaggggttgaaacagtttgtgtccaggatgcaaggggtaagtcaatattttccccgccgcctttttgactcgtgcagtctacaggtcctgaatggaaggcaggttggcagccattgtttttttaaatatatggaatatttttgttcatgttttttattttgttcatacTTTTTTGTTCAAAGTCAGGTtcaacatttaggcaagaaaaacgagATGGCCAGGTACAGTAcaggtggtacattgctcaacagtagcaccTGTGATAGGGACCTTGGAGACCTAGTGGACAACCGTTGAAATAGgatccagccgtgtgcagcagctgccaaaaaagccaacatggttctaggctgcattaacagagggagagaatcaagatcacatgaagggttaataccactttataaggccttggtaaggccacacttggaatactgcattcagttttggtcaccacgatgcaaaaaggttgttgagactctagaaagagttcagagaagagctacaaagatgatgagggactggaggctaaaacgtatgaagaatggttgcaggaactgggcatagctagaaaagaaggaccaggggagacaggatagcagcattccaatatctcagaggttatTGCCCCAAAGaacagggagtcaagctattctccaaagcacctgagggtagaacaagaaacaatgggtggaaactaaacaaggagagaagcaactcagaactaaggagaaatttcctgacagtcagaatggctgatcactggaacagaagttgcctacagaagttgtgaatgcgccaacactggatgtttttaagcagatgttggataaccatctgtctgaagtggtgtagggtttcctgcctaagcagggggttggactagaagacctccaaggtcccttccgactttgttgttgttgttgttgttgttattattattattattattatttgctgtgTTTTTAgaaatttctccttcctcccaaaAAAAAGCCCAGTAATAATTTTAACTTGTTCTCCGGTGACCTTGTTTCATTTTGCAGTTGCTCGCGAACAGCTTGTACGTTTGCCTCTCGAAGGAGATGTGGGTGTTGCTTCCAGGCTCATTTGTGGTCTTGTAGAGTGAGGGTTGTGCTGCTTTTATGTCCCCTTATGCGCACTTCAGGCTGAAGATTGTGGGTTGTGTAACATGGGAGAGAAATGATCGGGCCATGAGTTAGAAGGTCCCGGGTTCAGGTCCTGTTTCTGCCCGGAATTTTAAAAACTGGATTCACACCCCTCATGGCACCTGCTGCAGAGCCAACAAACCGCAATATTGCACCTTAACAATGTGCAAAAGCCACAACTGAGGTCCCGTAGCTGGCTGAATTACGGACAGTAGCCTAACTGAGTGCATTGAGTTCATGTGGACTTTAGTGATCTGCAAGGCCTGCATTTCATCCCATCCGCAGTGTCAGATTGTGGCCCGTCACGGGGGTCAAAATAAGGACAACGCATGGGTTGCCCTTAGGACATTCCAATATGTGCCTCCTTTGGCATCATGTTGCATCATGGGCTGCTGCTATCCAGGGGGGCTGGGGAGAACTGCAAAGGAAAGGAAGACGTTGGGTGAAAGGACCACTCCACGGGTCAGGGGTTCTCAGCCTTGGactccagctcccagaattcctagccagCCTGTTGTGGACTCCACCTCCCAGAAGTGAAGTCAGGAAATACATGATTATGTGCTCCCTTTTTACGACCTTGTCGTCTCTTAATTCGGGGGGCAACTGGggggagctgagcatttactgtcTGGACGCCCTTCCTGACGCCTGTCCGAGGGTTCACAGCAGATGGTTTTTCTTTCCGGCCAGAAACAGAAAATCTGCTGCTGCCAAGGATTGAACCCCCAACCTTCCCAGTGAGAAGTAAAGGTCTTCACCACTAAACTACCATTCCATCCACCTATCTATCATTACTACTTACCTTCCAAACCTATACATCTATACGTCTATCTGTCTGGACACAAAcgtccagaattcccagccaatattttatttatttatgtatttacttacttacctacctactacctacctTCCTAACCTACATATTTATACTTCTATCTGtctggaaacaaacttccagaattccatagccatcattcattcattcattcactcactcactcactcacctacctacctacctacctacatatctatccatctatctacataCCTATCTCTGTATGTATGCATCTATCTAccagatgtctgtctgtctgtctaacttcctgtctatcaatctatcatctatatccatctatctattatctatatctatcaatctatcatctatatctatcgatctattatctacagtatatctatatctatcgatctattgatctatctatttatatctatcaatctatcatctatatctatctatctatctatctatctatctatctatctatctatctaatctatctatctatctatcgtacaTGCTGCCCAACACCTCAAggactctgggaggcttacaaccaataaaaacaatattttttcaaaaaaatgatttaagaaataatttaagaaaaacaattttcattgtggacttcaattctcctTGATGGCCCTGCTGGCTGTGGGATTCCGGGAGCGGAACTTTGCCCTTGAAAGCCCAGAGGGACAAGGCCTTGGAAGGAGCCCATGACCCAATGCAGCTTCCTGCCCTTGAAGGGTCCTCCCCATTCACTcacgccccctccctccctccggctGAGCTCCACGCCTCCCCCGTTGCCCCAGAGCCCAGCTCCCCTGCCTCTGGGGGGCCCTGCTTAGTGTCAGGCTGTGGCTGTCGGGGGAAGCACCGCAGGGCAGCTacgccggcagaggtgggtcagGGAAGGACGCCTTCAGCCGCTGCCTGCCAAGCCAGGACGTTGAGCCTCCCAGCTCTGCACCACGCAGCGCCAGCCTTGCCGCTAtgcagcaaccccccccccctctttttttttttgccggaTGCGGTCACAGGCTCTGGCTGGTACGACGCAGTGCGTGAGGAACCTGCTTCCCTGTTCCCACCCTGGGACGAGCGAGAGGGAGGGGGTGGCATCCCCTCCGCCTGTCTCGTTATGGAAAGTAAATTGGGGGtccggaggggagggggaggcagggcagCTGAGCCGGTGCCTGAGTTTGCTAGGGGGgtggtcattctttgtcaagtggaccaggtgaaattgaagccttgtttgaaaagaaaccatcacagaaACAACATATAGGATGGGAAAAACCCgttctctttctaatgaaataaaaaggacggtgattgaaggtgagaaaaaaaACCTACAAGGCATTAAAGAATGCCCCAAATTTGGAGCGAAAACTTTTGCAGTCATTTTTAGACTGACTTTTGAattcttatttgaaaagaaaccctcacaaaaacaacatatatgatagggggaaacgtgctctttctaatgaaatgaaaacaaaggtgattgaaggtgagaaaacagagcgaTAGGGAAAAAAAGCCttgttctttctaatgaagatgattgaaggtgatgaaacagaagggaaggggggacacgatcgaagcatttaaatacgtgaaaaggttcaataaggtccaggagggaagtgtttttaataggaaagtgaacagaagtacaagggggcacaatctgaggtgagttgggggaaagatcagaagcaacgtgaagaaatattatttgactgaaagaggagtagaggcttggaacaaactcccagcagacgtggttggtcaatccacaggaactgaatgtaaacatgcctgggagaaacatagatccatcctaagataaaatacaggaaatattattttattaattagttagttagttagttagttagttagttagttagatttgtatgccgcccctctccaaagactcggggcagctcacaaaagtatagtataagggcagactagatggaccgtgaggtctttttctgccgtccatcttctatgtttctctgttttctcacctccaATCGtctccatttttatttcattaggaaAGAGCATGTTTTTCCCCTATCATATACATTGTTCTTCTGATGGGGTTTTTTCTTTCAAATaaagctgcaaaaatcagtcaagtggacacctggccCGCTTGACAAAGAATGGCCCAGGGTGGACTTGGCTCCAGGTGAGAATGGCCTTCCTGAAGCTAAGGCCAGAGGAAGGGGGGgatggaaggagaagaagggaaggatgtCGATGggtaggaaagaaaaggaagatcgGATAGGGacgaggaagggtggaaggagatGAGGGAGAGAGCGACTGCCACCTCCATTGCTAACTGAGtgggactatttatttatttgtttgtttgtttgtttgtttcttttgtccaatacataacacacattgaagagaaagatatgtaataatataagtaaagaaaagaataggagaaaagacataataaaagtataggtgaagatatttgaaaggaagaaaagataaatgagagaaggagagacaattggactgaTTGAGTGGCATCAAATGCCCAAGGCTCAAGCAAACCCTGCCTTCTTCATTAAGCAAGTCCAGTTCCTCCCCTTGAAGCTGGTGGCAAGATTTGCCAATGAAAGAATCTTGTGTAGTTTGGAAGCTGGCGCCGTTCCTAGGTTAGCGTAACGGCATCGCTGCTTAAAATTCATCCCGAAGCAACTGCAGCTAAATTGACAGGCTTAAAAACCCTCTGGTTCTTTATTTGGAAATCACAGTGACAAGCCCAGAAACGAAAACATATTTTTTTGCCACGTTTCTTCAGCCAAGCAAGAGCCATCAATGATGGGCAGGATCTCAGTGAAACaaggatttgtttgtttatagaaacatagaaacgttgatggcagaaaaaggcctcctggtccatctagtctgtccttatagttctatttcctgtattttatcttaggatggatctgtgtttatcccaggcatgtttcatttcagtgactgtggatttaccaaccacctctgcaggaagtttgttccaagcatctactactcttgtgGTTTACGGTTGACTTGATTTCTACCGCCAGAGTAGAATAGATGGAAGgggccttagaggtcttctagtccaaccccatgctcaagcaggcAACCCTacataccattccagacaaatggtggtCTAATCTCTGTTGCAGAACCAAACAACCTCTGTAGCCAAGTCATTCCACCAATTAATTGTCCTCACCGaaatttagaattagaattctttcattggccaagtgtgattgggcacacgaggaatttgtctttggtgcataggctctcagtgtacataaaataaaatatacatttgtcaagaaatgtGAGATACAAcactcaaataagcaatcaggaggcaatcaatattaataaaaaccataaggatgcaagcaacgttacaatcataagtgggaggaaatgggtggtaggaatgatgagggggggaaactagtagtaatagtagtgcagatttagtaaatagcttgacagtgttggggggatttatttgtttagcagagtgagggcgttttagaaaaaactgtccttgtgtctagtttattcatttatttatttatttattggatttgtatgccacccctctccgtagaatcggggtggctcacaacagtgacaaaaaacagaatgtaaaaatccaatactacaacagctaaaaagccttgttataaaaccaatcatacatacaaacataccatgcataaattgtagaagcctagggggaaagattttctcaattcccccatgcctgatggcagaggtgggttttgaggagcttacgaaaggcaaggagggtgggggctattctaatctctggggggagttggtttgagagggtcggggccgccacagagaaggctcttcccttgggccccgccaactgacatttgtcttggtgtgtagggctctgtagcgacgttttgagggtaggagttgaaagagtttgtgtccaggatgcgaggggtcagtctttttgactcctgcagttaTCCAGGTCCTTCGATTCCTCCCCAATTCTAGGCTGCTGTGACTCTCTTTGGTTCCCATCCATTTTTTCATCGTAGCTGCAGTTTGGGGGCCATTAATACGACTCTGGGATCTCTCTCCGTTTTGATTGCCGCAGCTTTTC
Coding sequences within:
- the TMEM250 gene encoding transmembrane protein 250 → MPVIPIPRRVRSFHGPHTTCLHSACGPVRTAPLVRTKYNNFDIYLKSRWMYGVIRFLLYFSCSLFTSVLWVALAALFCIQYLGIRFFLRFQYKLSITLLLMGRRRLDFSLVNELLIYAIHVTMLLVGGLGWCFMVFVDM